In Scylla paramamosain isolate STU-SP2022 chromosome 17, ASM3559412v1, whole genome shotgun sequence, one DNA window encodes the following:
- the LOC135108264 gene encoding uncharacterized protein LOC135108264 — MEQANKRFILRTAERISFRFDIYLGDAGGKRSRADHEDVNVEKMSEPAKKKLIFSDDDMSPLPASPPPDAPSGQESQQQQPTSQSIPPPQESLMPPPTEAQPQRSDESTVGGKEGQEVKKKSQENRKKKNIPPNTPEDDSTPKLPVAPAAPRKKLVPRVIKTTPVIDSDDDDLFAFNSEMF, encoded by the exons atggagcaagctAACAAACGTTTCATCTTGAGAACTGCGG aacgcatctctttccgctttgatatctatctgggcgatgctgggggtaagcgaagccgtgctgaccatgaggatgtcaatgtggagaaaatgtcagaacctgcaaagaagaaattgatctttagtgatgacgacatgtcgccactgccggccagcccacctcctgacgctccatcaggacaggagtcgcaacagcagcagccgacATCGCAGTCGATTCCGCCACCTCAGGAGTCGCTGATGCCACCTCCGACCGAAGCACAGCCGCAACGGTCAGATGAGTCGACAGTAGGCGGcaaagagggtcaggaggtgaagaagaagtcgcaggaaaacagaaaaaaaaagaatattccccctaacacgccagaggacgacagcacaccaaaactccccgttgctccagccgcccctcgtaagaagctggttcctagagttattaaaactacgcccgtcattgacagcgatgacgatgatctcttcgccttcaattcggaaatgttttga